One window of the Flammeovirga agarivorans genome contains the following:
- the rseP gene encoding RIP metalloprotease RseP yields MEGLVMAAQLLAGLSILVGIHEFGHFAAAKFFKIRVNKFYLFFDFLFPFPNLLKFSIFKLKRGDTEYGLGWFPMGGYVDIAGMIDESKGADDLESEPQPWEFRTKPAWQRLIVMLGGIIMNIITGILIFIGISYSTGERYLPISEINKYGIYASELGERVGLKTGDKIINANGQPVKQFRDIVDPNFLLEQNSYLTVEREGKEVRVDIPKEMIEWMSEDEYKKMSYVYPRDPFIVKRVLPGTPADKGGLQPKDVPVAINGKELPYFNEFRQALAPLSGKEITLTVLRNEQPVDLNIKVSDEGTLGFEMNSRLKAEYKQYTFLEAIPVGTKDAFNVIIVQIKAFGKLFRGEVSASKSVSSPIGIAEVYGGTWHWLQFWTITGMLSMVLAFMNFLPIPALDGGHVVFLTYEIITGKKPSEKVLMVAQQIGMLILLSIMVFAFGNDIFKLISR; encoded by the coding sequence ATGGAAGGACTTGTAATGGCCGCTCAGTTATTAGCGGGATTATCAATTTTAGTTGGAATACATGAGTTTGGGCATTTTGCGGCAGCCAAATTCTTTAAAATACGTGTCAATAAATTTTACCTGTTTTTTGATTTCCTATTCCCATTTCCCAACTTATTAAAATTCTCAATCTTCAAATTGAAAAGAGGAGATACTGAGTATGGCTTAGGATGGTTTCCAATGGGTGGTTATGTTGATATTGCAGGAATGATTGATGAATCTAAGGGTGCTGACGACCTAGAGAGTGAGCCTCAACCTTGGGAGTTTAGAACAAAACCAGCATGGCAACGATTAATTGTAATGCTTGGAGGTATTATAATGAATATCATTACAGGTATTCTTATTTTTATCGGTATCTCTTATTCTACAGGCGAAAGATATTTACCTATTTCTGAAATCAATAAATATGGTATTTATGCCTCAGAACTTGGAGAAAGAGTTGGCTTAAAAACTGGAGATAAAATCATTAACGCCAACGGGCAACCTGTCAAGCAATTTAGAGACATTGTTGATCCTAATTTTCTTCTTGAGCAAAATAGCTATTTAACTGTTGAGCGAGAAGGTAAAGAAGTAAGGGTAGATATCCCAAAAGAAATGATTGAATGGATGAGTGAAGACGAATATAAAAAAATGTCTTACGTCTACCCAAGAGATCCATTTATTGTAAAGAGAGTTCTACCTGGTACACCTGCAGACAAAGGAGGATTACAACCTAAAGACGTTCCTGTAGCTATTAATGGTAAAGAACTTCCTTACTTCAATGAATTTAGACAAGCTTTAGCTCCATTATCAGGAAAAGAAATTACACTTACTGTCTTAAGAAATGAACAACCTGTTGACCTTAATATTAAAGTTTCTGATGAAGGTACACTAGGTTTCGAAATGAACTCTAGATTAAAAGCAGAGTACAAACAATATACTTTCTTAGAAGCAATCCCTGTCGGTACTAAGGATGCATTTAATGTAATTATTGTACAAATAAAAGCATTCGGTAAGTTATTCCGAGGTGAAGTTTCTGCAAGTAAATCTGTAAGTAGCCCAATCGGTATCGCCGAGGTTTATGGTGGTACATGGCATTGGTTACAGTTCTGGACAATCACAGGTATGCTATCAATGGTACTTGCGTTTATGAACTTCTTACCAATTCCCGCCTTAGATGGTGGACATGTGGTTTTCCTAACTTATGAGATTATCACTGGTAAAAAACCTTCTGAAAAGGTACTAATGGTTGCTCAACAAATCGGTA